One window from the genome of Populus alba chromosome 15, ASM523922v2, whole genome shotgun sequence encodes:
- the LOC118056333 gene encoding protein RMD5 homolog produces the protein MDLNPIKDAFDRVAKKQKMSGSKTQEVVAQMIREIENSLEIIKAEHFGSEVDCKSVFGELKKKLLEIAPLSQLEGTQKELNIALSKYPKQLEKSFNPDISKAYRNIDFDAHTVNQIIAGHFYRQGLFDVGDCFINEANVPESTAAMKSLFSEMYLILEAMKNKNLEPALNWATANSNKLKENGSDLLLKLHCLQFVEILQGGSRSKALSYVRTHISPFGANHFSEIQKLMACLLWSGRLHQSPYSDLLSPTNWNVVSEELTRQFCNLLGQSFDSPLSVTIAAGFQGLPPLLKFMNVMAGKKHEWQSMKQLPVPVELDREFQFHSIFVCPVSKEQSTDENPAMLMQCGHVLCKQSINKMSKNWSKTFKCPYCPSDIDSTQCRQLHF, from the coding sequence ATGGATCTGAATCCCATCAAGGATGCATTTGATCGTGTTGCCAAAAAGCAAAAGATGTCTGGTTCTAAAACACAAGAAGTCGTTGCCCAGATGATACGAGAGATTGAGAATTCATTAGAGATAATTAAGGCAGAACATTTTGGTTCTGAAGTGGACTGTAAATCTGTCTTTGGTGAACTTAAGAAAAAGTTGCTGGAAATTGCTCCACTCAGTCAGCTGGAAGGCACACAGAAGGAACTAAATATAGCACTGAGCAAGTACCCAAAGCAGCTTGAGAAATCGTTCAACCCAGATATATCCAAAGCTTATAGAAACATCGATTTTGATGCTCACACTGTTAACCAGATAATTGCCGGCCATTTCTACCGGCAAGGACTGTTTGATGTGGGTGACTGCTTTATAAATGAGGCCAATGTACCAGAATCTACTGCTGCTATGAAATCTCTTTTCTCAGAAATGTATCTGATACTCGAAGCTATGAAGAACAAAAATCTAGAACCTGCGCTAAACTGGGCTACTGCTAATTCCAATAAGCTCAAGGAAAATGGGTCAGACCTGCTGCTGAAACTTCATTGCCTGCAGTTTGTGGAAATACTGCAAGGTGGAAGTAGAAGCAAAGCACTCTCATATGTTAGAACTCACATTTCTCCTTTTGGTGCCAACCATTTTTCAGAAATCCAGAAGCTTATGGCCTGTCTCCTGTGGTCTGGAAGGCTCCATCAGTCTCCATATTCTGATTTACTATCACCCACGAATTGGAATGTGGTGTCTGAGGAGCTTACGAGGCAGTTTTGCAATCTTTTGGGGCAGTCTTTTGATAGCCCATTGAGTGTGACAATAGCAGCAGGGTTCCAGGGTCTGCCACCTCTTTTGAAGTTTATGAATGTGATGGCAGGGAAGAAACATGAGTGGCAGTCAATGAAACAGTTACCGGTGCCAGTGGAGTTGGATAGGGAATTTCAGTTCCATTCCATCTTTGTATGTCCCGTGTCAAAGGAGCAATCAACTGACGAGAACCCCGCTATGTTGATGCAGTGCGGCCACGTGCTATGCAAGCAGTCTATCAATAAGATGTCAAAGAACTGGTCCAAAACTTTTAAATGCCCTTACTGTCCGTCTGACATCGATTCAACACAGTGTAGGCAGTTGCATTTCTGA
- the LOC118056334 gene encoding 21 kDa protein: MAKPSHIWLLLSILYIASTANCASTATRSSSRASNFIKASCSATTYPALCVQSLSLYASSINQSPRQLIQTALSVSLDKAQSTKTFVYKLTKFKGIKPREKAAIKDCFEEIDNTLDMLVKSVKELKNMGSSKGQDYQWHISNVQTWISAALTDENTCVDGFAGKALDGRVKNSITARFVHVERVTSNALALINKFGSKY, from the coding sequence ATGGCAAAACCTAGCCATATTTGGCTCCTCCTCTCAATATTGTACATTGCAAGCACGGCAAATTGTGCTAGCACCGCCACAAGGTCGAGTTCAAGGGCTTCAAATTTCATCAAGGCCTCATGCAGTGCCACAACATACCCTGCCTTGTGCGTCCAATCTCTCTCCCTTTATGCCTCCTCAATTAACCAAAGTCCACGCCAATTAATTCAGACAGCCTTGTCTGTCAGCCTAGACAAGGCTCAGTCAACTAAGACATTTGTCTACAAGTTAACAAAGTTTAAGGGAATCAAGCCTAGAGAAAAGGCAGCCATTAAGGATTGCTTTGAAGAGATTGATAATACTCTGGACATGCTTGTTAAGTCAGTTAAGGAGTTGAAGAACATGGGGTCATCCAAGGGCCAGGATTATCAATGGCATATCAGTAACGTTCAGACTTGGATTAGTGCTGCATTGACTGATGAGAATACTTGCGTTGATGGTTTTGCTGGGAAGGCTTTGGATGGAAGGGTAAAGAATTCCATCACGGCTAGGTTTGTTCATGTTGAAAGGGTTACCAGTAATGCTCTTGCCTTGATTAACAAGTTTGGTTCTAAGTACTAA